Proteins encoded by one window of Propionispora hippei DSM 15287:
- the glmS gene encoding glutamine--fructose-6-phosphate transaminase (isomerizing): MCGIVGYIGPKQAAPFLIEGLTKLEYRGYDSAGIAVFDGKEINVEKSVGRLGVLKKKVESDSPIGCIGIGHTRWATHGRPSDVNSHPHTDCSGKFVVVHNGIIENYLHLKEKLIAKGHVFSSETDTEVVAHLVEEYYEGDFEAAVRKVLTEIEGSYALVFMTEHEPDKIICTKQDNPLVIGLGNGENFVASDIPAIISRTRKTYILSDGEMAIVTKDSVWVMNRQGVPITKKVFEVNWDAEAAEKGGYEHFMIKEIYEQPKAVRETMSGRLAKDDSHIIFDELKWTPEEVAGINKIAIVACGTAYHAGIVGKYYLENLARIPVEVDVASEFRYRSPLVDDKTLVIVISQSGETLDTLAGLKEAKRLGAKTLAITNVVGSSIAREADHVIYTWAGPEIAVASTKAYTTQLVTLCMLSIYIAALRETLAAAQVKELIQGLRELPAQAHEILEDVEPIKTFAQQYGFNEDVFFIGRALDYCVALEGSLKLKEISYIHAEAYAAGELKHGTLALIIEGVPVIALATQPDVYEKMLSNIKEVKARDAVVIGIAMKGDDQIRNYVDHAIYIPDAHKYLAPLLAVIPLQLLAYYAAITRGCDVDKPRNLAKSVTVE, encoded by the coding sequence ATGTGTGGTATTGTTGGATATATAGGCCCTAAACAGGCGGCACCTTTTTTGATTGAAGGGTTGACCAAGCTGGAGTATCGCGGTTATGATTCGGCCGGTATTGCGGTATTTGACGGTAAGGAAATCAATGTGGAAAAAAGTGTTGGCCGGTTAGGCGTCCTCAAGAAGAAAGTAGAAAGTGATTCTCCTATCGGTTGCATCGGCATTGGGCATACCCGTTGGGCGACGCATGGGCGTCCTTCCGATGTAAATTCCCATCCCCACACCGATTGCTCGGGAAAATTCGTGGTGGTTCACAACGGGATTATCGAGAACTACCTGCACCTCAAAGAGAAGCTGATCGCCAAGGGTCATGTGTTTAGCTCGGAAACCGACACCGAGGTGGTGGCTCATCTGGTGGAAGAATACTATGAGGGCGATTTTGAAGCCGCCGTACGGAAAGTTCTGACCGAGATTGAAGGCTCCTATGCGCTGGTATTCATGACGGAACATGAACCGGACAAGATTATCTGCACCAAGCAGGATAATCCGCTGGTTATTGGTCTCGGCAACGGGGAGAATTTTGTGGCCTCCGATATCCCGGCCATCATCAGCCGTACCCGCAAGACCTATATCCTGAGCGACGGTGAAATGGCCATTGTGACTAAGGACTCGGTATGGGTCATGAACCGTCAGGGTGTGCCGATTACCAAGAAAGTATTTGAAGTCAACTGGGATGCCGAAGCAGCCGAGAAGGGCGGCTACGAACATTTCATGATTAAGGAAATATATGAACAGCCGAAAGCTGTACGCGAAACCATGTCGGGACGCCTGGCAAAAGACGATAGCCACATTATCTTTGACGAGCTGAAATGGACACCGGAAGAAGTGGCCGGTATTAACAAGATTGCTATTGTTGCCTGCGGTACGGCCTATCATGCCGGCATTGTCGGCAAATACTATCTGGAAAACCTGGCACGTATTCCGGTCGAGGTCGATGTGGCCTCTGAGTTCCGCTACCGTTCACCGCTGGTGGATGACAAAACACTGGTTATTGTCATCAGTCAGTCCGGTGAAACGCTGGATACGCTGGCCGGTTTGAAAGAAGCCAAACGGCTGGGTGCCAAAACACTGGCTATTACCAATGTTGTCGGTTCTTCCATTGCCCGTGAGGCCGATCATGTGATCTACACTTGGGCCGGTCCGGAAATTGCCGTGGCTTCCACGAAAGCCTATACCACCCAGTTGGTAACCTTGTGCATGCTGTCCATCTATATCGCTGCTTTACGCGAAACCCTGGCGGCGGCACAGGTGAAGGAACTGATTCAGGGGTTGCGCGAGCTGCCGGCCCAGGCCCATGAAATCCTCGAGGATGTGGAGCCGATCAAAACCTTTGCCCAGCAGTACGGTTTTAACGAAGATGTATTCTTTATCGGCCGTGCCCTGGACTATTGTGTGGCGCTGGAAGGTTCCCTGAAACTTAAGGAAATATCATATATCCACGCTGAAGCCTATGCGGCCGGTGAACTGAAGCACGGCACCCTGGCGCTGATTATCGAAGGCGTACCGGTCATTGCGCTGGCGACACAGCCGGATGTGTATGAAAAAATGCTCAGCAACATCAAGGAAGTCAAAGCCCGCGATGCGGTGGTCATCGGGATTGCCATGAAGGGCGACGACCAGATTCGCAACTATGTGGACCATGCCATTTATATCCCGGATGCCCACAAGTATCTGGCACCGCTGCTGGCCGTTATCCCGCTGCAGCTTCTCGCCTACTATGCCGCCATTACCCGTGGCTGCGACGTAGATAAACCGAGAAACCTGGCCAAGAGCGTAACGGTAGAATAA
- the glmM gene encoding phosphoglucosamine mutase — protein MGKLFGTDGVRGVANTQLTAELAFKLGRAATTLFGQEHSSPVFYIGRDTRISGQMLEAALAAGICSAGGKAVLLGVVPTPAVAYLTSKHGGQAGVVISASHNPYPDNGIKFFAGTGYKLPDAVEEKLEELVLAEADTMPRPTGEAIGTILHHHDLIKEYIDYVVSTVDCRFDGLKIVLDCAEGAAYEVAPVALKRLGAQVVVLHNKPNGTNINANCGSTHMEGLQQAVREQQADLGIAHDGDADRCLAVDETGTLVDGDQMMVICALKLMRQGKLKDNTLVATVMSNIGLHQAIKKAGGKVLITQVGDRYVLETMREYCYALGGEQSGHIIFGDHSTTGDGVLTALQLISALTESGKKMSELAKVMTRFPQMLVNIRVGTKDGWQDNTRIADAIAAGEQELGEDGRILVRPSGTEPLIRVMAEGPALPELERIVKQIADVVKKEQG, from the coding sequence ATGGGGAAACTTTTTGGAACAGACGGTGTGCGCGGGGTTGCCAATACGCAGCTTACGGCAGAGCTGGCCTTTAAACTGGGGCGGGCGGCCACGACACTTTTCGGGCAGGAACATAGTTCGCCTGTTTTCTATATCGGCCGGGATACCCGTATTTCCGGGCAGATGCTGGAAGCGGCCCTGGCAGCGGGAATTTGTTCGGCCGGCGGCAAAGCGGTACTGCTGGGCGTTGTGCCGACACCGGCGGTAGCCTATCTGACCAGCAAACACGGCGGTCAGGCGGGAGTCGTTATTTCTGCCTCACACAATCCCTATCCCGATAACGGCATTAAGTTCTTTGCCGGCACCGGTTATAAACTGCCTGATGCTGTCGAGGAAAAGCTGGAAGAGCTGGTGCTGGCCGAAGCCGATACCATGCCGCGCCCGACGGGTGAGGCGATTGGTACTATCCTGCACCATCACGACTTGATTAAAGAATATATTGATTATGTGGTAAGTACGGTCGATTGCCGCTTTGACGGTCTGAAAATCGTGCTTGACTGTGCTGAGGGAGCTGCCTATGAGGTGGCGCCGGTCGCTCTGAAACGGTTGGGAGCGCAGGTTGTTGTGCTGCACAATAAACCGAACGGAACCAATATTAACGCCAACTGCGGTTCAACTCATATGGAAGGACTGCAGCAGGCAGTCAGAGAGCAGCAGGCCGATCTGGGGATCGCCCATGACGGTGATGCCGACCGCTGTCTGGCTGTGGATGAGACCGGTACCCTGGTGGACGGTGACCAGATGATGGTTATCTGTGCACTAAAGCTGATGAGACAAGGCAAGCTGAAGGACAATACGCTGGTGGCTACAGTCATGAGCAACATCGGCCTGCACCAGGCCATCAAAAAGGCAGGCGGCAAGGTACTGATCACCCAGGTGGGCGACCGCTATGTGCTGGAAACCATGCGCGAATATTGCTATGCATTAGGCGGCGAACAGTCGGGCCACATTATTTTCGGTGATCACAGCACCACCGGTGACGGTGTGCTGACGGCGCTGCAACTGATCAGTGCCCTGACGGAAAGCGGCAAGAAGATGTCTGAACTGGCTAAGGTGATGACCCGGTTCCCACAGATGCTGGTCAATATCCGGGTAGGCACCAAGGACGGCTGGCAGGACAACACCAGAATCGCCGATGCCATTGCTGCCGGTGAGCAGGAGCTGGGCGAAGACGGACGGATTTTGGTTCGACCCTCCGGTACGGAGCCTCTGATCCGGGTTATGGCCGAAGGACCGGCTTTGCCTGAGCTGGAACGGATTGTAAAACAGATTGCCGACGTAGTGAAGAAAGAACAAGGCTGA
- a CDS encoding NAD(P)/FAD-dependent oxidoreductase codes for MLRITNLRVSIDSTRSLAELAAKKLRIPVEAVTETVISRRALDARRKNNITFVYSLEVKTRLPEGQVLSRLRGDKDVALLQEEAKTPLVPGQEVLTARPVVVGLGPAGMLAALTLAEYGYRPLVLERGQDVETRTRDVAHFWQTGQFNGLSNVQFGEGGAGTFSDGKLTTRVQDPYMREVLDIFVEAGADPEIRYLHKPHIGTDKLRQMVKRIRQRIIALGGEVEFGACVTDLVIKDGCLEGLVVNETRLIPCSVALFGIGHSARDTYHMLYGKGVAMEAKPFAIGVRIEHPQSLIDQAQYGPMAGHPALGAADYALVYHHKAIGRTAYSFCMCPGGLVVAAASEESGVVTNGMSHYSRASGIANSALVVNVNPEDCGGEVLSGIAFQRHYEQLAFQCGGANYQAPVQTVGHFLTGMAPAAYLTAPSYRPGVRDAELRKCLPDFVTATLAQALPDFDRKIRGFAQPGAVMTGVETRTSAPVRLKRDENYLSASVVGLYPIGEGAGYAGGIMSAALDGLHAAAAVIRKYTSR; via the coding sequence TTGCTACGTATAACCAATCTCAGGGTGTCCATTGACAGTACCAGGTCATTAGCCGAGCTGGCGGCGAAAAAGCTGCGAATCCCGGTGGAGGCCGTGACCGAAACGGTCATTAGCCGCCGGGCGCTGGATGCCAGAAGAAAAAACAATATTACCTTTGTCTATTCGCTGGAAGTGAAAACCCGTTTGCCCGAAGGCCAGGTTCTGTCCCGCCTGCGGGGAGACAAGGACGTTGCTCTGCTGCAGGAAGAGGCCAAAACGCCGCTTGTGCCGGGACAGGAAGTGCTGACCGCCCGTCCGGTCGTTGTGGGACTGGGACCGGCCGGTATGCTGGCGGCGCTGACCTTAGCCGAATACGGTTACCGTCCGCTGGTCCTGGAACGGGGGCAGGATGTGGAAACCCGTACCCGCGATGTGGCTCATTTCTGGCAAACCGGCCAGTTTAACGGGCTATCTAATGTACAGTTTGGCGAAGGCGGGGCCGGCACATTTTCCGACGGAAAACTGACGACCCGGGTACAGGACCCGTATATGCGGGAAGTACTCGATATTTTTGTTGAAGCCGGAGCGGACCCGGAGATTCGCTATCTTCATAAGCCCCATATCGGGACAGACAAGCTGCGGCAGATGGTGAAGCGTATCCGCCAACGCATTATCGCGCTGGGCGGCGAGGTCGAGTTTGGCGCCTGTGTCACTGACCTGGTAATCAAAGACGGTTGTCTGGAGGGGCTGGTGGTGAATGAAACCCGCCTGATTCCCTGTTCGGTAGCGTTGTTTGGCATCGGTCACAGTGCTCGCGACACGTATCATATGCTGTATGGCAAGGGCGTGGCTATGGAGGCAAAACCGTTTGCTATCGGCGTGCGTATTGAACATCCCCAGTCGCTGATCGATCAGGCCCAGTATGGGCCTATGGCCGGGCATCCGGCCCTGGGGGCGGCCGACTATGCCTTGGTGTATCACCACAAGGCCATAGGACGTACAGCCTATTCGTTTTGCATGTGCCCCGGCGGGTTGGTGGTGGCTGCCGCCTCAGAAGAGAGCGGTGTGGTCACTAACGGCATGAGCCATTACAGCCGTGCTTCGGGGATTGCCAACAGTGCTCTGGTGGTCAATGTCAATCCGGAGGATTGCGGCGGCGAAGTATTGAGTGGGATTGCCTTTCAGCGCCACTATGAGCAGTTGGCTTTTCAGTGTGGCGGGGCTAATTATCAGGCTCCTGTCCAAACGGTGGGACATTTCCTGACCGGTATGGCGCCGGCGGCCTATCTGACAGCACCCAGCTACCGGCCCGGGGTCAGGGATGCGGAACTTAGGAAATGCCTGCCCGATTTTGTCACCGCTACGCTGGCTCAGGCTCTGCCGGATTTTGACCGGAAGATCAGGGGCTTTGCTCAGCCCGGCGCGGTTATGACCGGCGTGGAGACCAGAACGTCGGCGCCGGTGCGGCTGAAACGGGACGAAAATTATCTGTCTGCCAGTGTGGTCGGTTTGTACCCTATTGGGGAAGGTGCCGGCTATGCGGGCGGGATTATGAGCGCTGCTTTGGACGGGCTGCATGCGGCAGCCGCGGTCATCAGAAAATATACATCACGGTAA
- a CDS encoding CdaR family protein, translated as MDRMPGKHIIPKILALIMAAVLWIYVMNEQNPPIETSLQVPLEIHSLSTTLAAMDVPDEVKVKVRGSRSLIYGLRPQDVKAYLDLKNATEGKYTAQVSATLPNGLELLEITPDTVTITLDPISSKRMPVEIRFTGSLPPGMVVGKVTADTDLITIQGPRSLINAVDRLVATVDVEGQTTDFTASVPVTPLNKESKKQEGVLLSPSNVTVNMNLVQNMTKKTVDIKPILSGELGPGIVLKSITTEPDKVEISGDPKEIGKIDAVYTEPVNLSGIDKNVNREVKLQLGENITAARSSIILHIEITRNSEPVKPKLP; from the coding sequence ATGGATAGAATGCCAGGGAAGCATATTATTCCTAAAATACTGGCCCTGATTATGGCCGCTGTTCTTTGGATTTATGTAATGAACGAGCAAAACCCCCCGATTGAAACCAGTTTGCAGGTGCCGTTGGAAATTCACAGTCTGAGTACCACGCTGGCGGCAATGGATGTTCCCGATGAGGTCAAGGTCAAGGTCCGGGGTTCACGGAGCCTGATTTACGGTTTGCGGCCCCAGGATGTGAAGGCCTATCTGGATTTGAAAAACGCCACCGAAGGCAAATATACCGCCCAGGTCAGCGCTACGCTGCCTAACGGGCTGGAGCTTCTGGAGATTACACCGGATACGGTGACTATTACGCTGGACCCGATTTCCAGCAAAAGGATGCCTGTGGAAATCCGCTTTACCGGCTCGTTGCCGCCCGGTATGGTTGTTGGGAAGGTGACAGCCGACACCGATCTGATCACCATCCAGGGGCCGCGCAGCCTGATTAACGCGGTGGACCGGCTGGTCGCTACGGTAGATGTGGAGGGGCAAACGACTGACTTTACTGCCAGCGTGCCGGTAACGCCGCTTAATAAGGAAAGCAAAAAGCAGGAAGGGGTGCTGTTAAGCCCTTCCAATGTGACGGTCAACATGAATCTGGTCCAAAATATGACGAAAAAGACGGTGGATATAAAACCCATTCTGTCGGGAGAACTGGGGCCAGGCATTGTGTTGAAGAGCATTACGACCGAACCGGACAAAGTGGAAATTTCCGGTGATCCGAAAGAAATCGGTAAAATTGACGCGGTCTATACCGAACCGGTCAATCTGTCCGGCATTGATAAAAATGTCAACCGTGAAGTCAAACTGCAACTGGGTGAAAATATCACTGCCGCTCGTAGCAGCATTATCCTGCATATCGAGATAACCCGCAACAGTGAGCCGGTTAAGCCGAAACTTCCTTAA
- the cdaA gene encoding diadenylate cyclase CdaA: MLLQIRGILSTIGLLDIVDIVLVAVVLYKLYVMIKDTRALALVKGLMVLLMATLVSKWLDLNVINWLMQKTMTAFLVALPVVFQPELRRALEQLGRGNVFRKRVFLNEEEAELLVDEMAKGIAVLSKNKIGALLVLEQETGLSDYIESGIKVDGLVSNEFLINIFIPNTPMHDGAAILRGDRIIAVGCLLPLTEDRSLNKELGTRHRAAIGISEQTDAVVIVVSEETGIISLARGGRLLRHLDMESLREHLRPLFTIKKHVKITDYLNWRQSS, encoded by the coding sequence ATGCTGCTGCAAATTCGGGGGATATTATCGACAATCGGTCTGCTGGACATTGTTGATATAGTGCTGGTAGCCGTTGTGCTCTATAAGCTGTACGTGATGATTAAGGACACACGGGCACTGGCACTGGTTAAAGGACTTATGGTGTTATTAATGGCTACATTGGTCAGTAAATGGCTTGATCTCAATGTTATCAACTGGCTGATGCAAAAGACGATGACGGCTTTTCTGGTAGCCTTGCCGGTGGTGTTTCAGCCTGAGCTTAGGCGGGCGCTGGAGCAATTGGGGCGGGGCAATGTGTTTCGCAAGCGGGTCTTTTTAAATGAAGAGGAAGCGGAACTGTTGGTCGACGAAATGGCCAAGGGTATTGCTGTACTGTCAAAAAATAAAATCGGTGCGCTATTGGTGCTGGAGCAGGAAACCGGCTTAAGCGATTACATCGAATCAGGGATTAAGGTGGATGGCCTGGTATCCAATGAATTTCTGATCAATATTTTTATTCCCAATACACCGATGCATGATGGAGCCGCAATCCTGCGCGGCGACCGCATCATTGCCGTCGGCTGTCTTTTGCCGCTTACGGAAGACCGCAGCCTCAACAAGGAGCTGGGAACACGGCACCGGGCGGCTATCGGCATATCGGAGCAAACCGACGCGGTAGTTATCGTGGTCAGCGAGGAAACGGGCATTATTTCACTGGCCAGAGGCGGCCGGCTGCTGCGCCATCTGGACATGGAGAGTCTGCGGGAGCATTTGCGCCCGCTGTTTACCATCAAAAAACATGTTAAGATCACCGATTATTTAAACTGGAGGCAGTCGTCATAA
- a CDS encoding branched-chain amino acid aminotransferase has protein sequence MAVPVTMTEILRTIPSEEQLGFGTIFTNHMFVMDYETGKGWHSARIVPYEEFEASPSNMTLHYGQAIFEGIKAFRTEDNRIVVFRVNDYLNRFNRSADHLCIPRINVEEVKAGLFQLLETEKDWVPHKRGTSLYIRPFIIATDPYVGVKVSDTYRLFIILSPVGAYYAAGFNPVSIKVEDKYVRATPGGLGEAKTPANYAMSLRAQVEAKKEGFTQVLWLDAIHRKYIEEVGTMNILFKINGEVITPALNGSILSGITRRTVLEVLRDWGINAVERQISIEEVYEAHAKGTLEEVFGSGTAAVISPVGELSWKGHKITINNNQTGKLAQRLFDYITGLQQGGESDKFGWVETVAKG, from the coding sequence ATGGCAGTTCCAGTAACCATGACAGAGATTTTGCGCACCATACCGTCGGAAGAACAGCTGGGGTTTGGCACGATTTTTACCAATCACATGTTTGTTATGGATTATGAGACGGGAAAGGGCTGGCATTCGGCCAGAATTGTGCCGTATGAGGAGTTTGAGGCTTCTCCCTCCAACATGACCTTGCACTACGGGCAGGCTATTTTTGAAGGGATCAAGGCCTTCCGGACCGAGGATAACCGGATTGTTGTCTTCCGGGTGAATGACTATCTGAACCGCTTCAACCGTTCCGCCGATCATCTGTGTATTCCGCGGATTAATGTGGAAGAAGTGAAAGCCGGACTGTTTCAGTTGCTGGAAACCGAGAAGGACTGGGTTCCCCATAAGCGCGGCACCTCGCTCTATATCCGGCCGTTCATTATTGCCACCGATCCGTATGTAGGTGTTAAGGTATCCGATACCTACCGTTTGTTTATCATTTTGTCGCCGGTCGGCGCCTACTACGCGGCGGGCTTTAATCCGGTCAGCATCAAGGTGGAGGATAAATATGTACGGGCTACGCCGGGCGGCCTGGGCGAAGCCAAAACGCCGGCCAATTATGCCATGAGCCTGAGAGCCCAGGTGGAAGCCAAGAAAGAAGGCTTTACCCAGGTGCTGTGGCTGGATGCCATTCACCGTAAATATATAGAAGAAGTGGGCACCATGAACATTCTGTTCAAAATCAACGGCGAAGTGATTACGCCGGCTTTAAACGGCAGCATCCTAAGCGGCATTACTCGCCGGACGGTGCTGGAGGTGCTCAGGGACTGGGGCATCAACGCGGTGGAACGCCAGATTTCCATTGAGGAAGTGTACGAAGCCCACGCCAAGGGGACGCTGGAGGAAGTCTTCGGCTCCGGTACGGCAGCCGTCATTTCGCCGGTTGGCGAGCTTTCCTGGAAGGGACATAAGATAACGATAAATAATAACCAGACAGGAAAATTGGCGCAGCGGTTATTTGACTATATCACAGGGCTGCAGCAAGGTGGGGAGTCGGACAAATTTGGCTGGGTCGAAACGGTAGCAAAAGGATAA